The sequence cccctgccagcagccagaggcTTTGCTTTCCACCTTCTCCatgcaaaaccccaaaaacctcactGCTGTCAGactgtcccaggagctgccaccacaaattatttctgtatgAAGAGAGCACTCACTCATTGCAGCCTCGGGGTTTCTTACATTGACACTCCTCTTAAAATTGTCCCCATGGGCACAGCTCAAATTAACATATCCCATTGTTTTCTTCACAATTATCTCCACACCTCTCTTGCTAAGAAGCTGCAGAGAAGATGCCACCTTACCCTGTGTGTGCTGTAAGCCAGTGCCAACACTTCTGGAACATTCCTGGggccccagggacagcagggacacaaagcAGACACAGCAGGCTCGCTGGATGAGTTTATTAGTGCATAGGTTAGAGATTTACTCCCCTCCGACCTCCAAACAAAGAGGTCCATGTGAAAAGgtctgttttgctttaaaacaaactcATTGAGGCAGCTGTTCAACAAGAAGTAAAAACTGTGGAGTAGCCTATTCCAATTTCTGGTCTTGATGGGCAGATTACTGcattacagagagaaaaattcaaCAGGACAGGACTCTGAGGGTCAGTTTACATAaccagctggaaaacagcaggagTGATTTCCCCCCCATCTAATTTGCATATCtgtataaataatatttactgATAAAAATCTAGAAAACTACAGAATAAAAGATATTTACCTAGAATGAGCATTAAGGCAACCAATCCTTCCTTACTTTGCATGTAAACTTCCTCCCAAACATCAGTGAGCATTCTGGACTCAGAGGTAAAAGAAATTTGTTCATTGTTGAAGCCGAATTTTTCAAGCGACTTCTTTATGGCTGACTTGAAAAGAgaccaataataataataataataataataatgataataacaatattgttttcttctttaaacATGTTTGACATCTGAATAGCTCCAGCATATTCACAGTATACCTGGACAGCAAAGCAGGAATATTCATACACACAAGAGGAACTGTAAACTTTGCTGAATTTTGTGAAGCCTGAATTCTCCCTTACTGAGTAACTTTGATCTCAGACACTTCCAACAAAACCTAAGTTTAAGGACTCTAAACTGGTAGGACTGAGTTACTGCAAGTCAACATGAGAGCTGAATATCAGAACACATTGATGAGTACAGTTTAGATTATGTTTAAAAAGGCACAAATCATCCTCTCCTCTACTTCTCTTAGAGTGTAAATGTATCTACATATCTACATGGATATGCTTAAACAACGAGGAGTCACAAACCCAAGttacaaatattttacacacaaaaatacaaaaataaccTGTAACACTAAATGCAGTTATTTGGGTACATTTGAATTCTCTGAAGCTTTCAAGTGGTGCAAGCTGGCATTACAAAGGCATGTGTACACCAAAACACTTCATCCATGTTATAGCCACACACATTTCATAACAAATCAGTGTCTTAGTTTGTATTAAGTTTCAGACTCTTCTGGGGGAGCTCCTCCCCCTGTGTTATATTCATACATCAACATTAGCAAACTCCAGAACAAGGAAACTTGATTTGGCTTTACAAAGTCATTTTTGTCATATTCATGTAAGCAGTAAGGCTAAACTGATCCATCTGTTTCCTTTGCACAAGAACTACCTGTAAAATCACCTGCCCAAGTGCAAATTCAGCATTTCAGAGCTGTAAGCTTTTTCCAAAAATGTTGCAACTGACTTTTTATTAACCATGAAGGAAGCATTTAAAGCAGTTAACcttgacagaaaaaataaaaaaactggCAAgtgtaaaaaagctttttttcgtTTTTCTTCTCAAGTAATGCACTAGGCAGTTAAAGGAGTAGTCCTTTCAGGATAAGGTATTTTAGCACTTGTTGGAGAAAAAGCATAAGGTTTAAATAGGTTAAGGTGACTAAATAATTAATACACAAACACAAGGCTACATCTCATAAAAATATTCACAAGAGTGCTAACAAAGGCAGCACTGGCAAGGTACTTAAAGTCATGATTAGAGTTAGGTtagcaataggaaaaaaagccaaacactCAAAACTCAATATATTGTCTCTCAACTCCCTACTGCAACTGTAACACTGAGatgtgaaaaaacccaaagttaCTTTAGTTCAAAACCAAGTTTCAGTCTCACAAGTGTCTAGTTTATGCTGTAAAATCCACACCCCCCCGATACATTCTGATCTTCATTTGTGAGTAAACATTAAGAGTGATTCTGCTTTCACTTTTAGCCATTAGTGACAGGTCATCATGGTAAGGCATCATCTGTGGAAAAGGTTTGGTTTCACTGAAGATGTTTTGGAGTTCCTGAAGTTTGGTAACTCTTGGAATGTGCTTGCTAGGACAGAGTTGTTGCTAGGATAATTCCAAGTATCAGAAGCAGTACAGTTACACATATTATTATGAACATCaatttctgcagggaaaaaagagaaaagattgAAATACTTTGTCAGAAACAGAATGAAATATATTCAGAGCCACAGCAAGACTGACGCCCAGGCTGAGTGCTGGGATTTTCTTCCTAAGGAGTAACCACTGCTATGATTTCCCGTTTCTAACACACATGTAGCCATAGTCACAGGATAGAGCATCTGTGCAACATTTCCCTATGTTCCTTTACAGAATATTGGCTATTACTCATGCCCAACTCCTGCAAACATCATTACAGACAGATGTAGGTCAACTCTAAGTAGCTGCTCACTGCCACCCTCCTTGGACAAATATTTGCAGCCTGCTCAAGCCTTTCCAGCTGCACCAGAGTGGAACTCACCAGTCAATAAAAACTCTGCAGGCACtagctcagaggagctgcaagGGTTAAAAAAGGAGAGATGCTGCTGTGCAAATGCTTCAGGGTGTGACTGGGGCAGGTGTTCCTGAGTGCAGGTAATGACACGGTGAATTCTGCCCCCCTCCCAAAACCAGAGCTGAGAAGGATCTCCAGCCCCAAACCACAAACCTTGTGGATGTTAAGGGTGTTAGTAcagaaatgggaatttctgATGAGCTGTCTGAACTGggccctgctcctggtgctccggGTGCAGCTCTGGGCATGCTGCAAGCTGCATTCTGCTGCACCCACCCCCAGCAGCGAGCTGCTACTGCCTGCTTAGCCTGGCCAGGCACTGTCTGGGTGGGAAATGGGACTTCACCACAGAACAACACGGACACTGGGACAAATCCCATGTCCTAAACACATTGCTACCATCTCCCACTGTTTCGTTAGGCTAGCATTAATAAACAGCTTCAAAGGAAGAAATTGAAGATGTTCTCCAAGCCGTAATAGCCAAGTTCATGGCTGCAGACATCTAAAAGCTCTCCTTAAACCCACAGAAACCCCCACTGGATCAAGTCCCAAGTGTCCTTAGTATTCCAGATTGTTGCTGATGTGAACTTCAGCACAAAAGCAGTAACTGCaagagctgggagccagccctgggctgctggctgccacctcctgctctgagtgccctgggcaggtcccagcagggtccctgcaCACCCACAGCACACGCAGGACCTGCCACGGGTCCTGCAGggtgacagagcagggacaccagggccCTGGGCGGACAGGAAGGGGGAGCAGAACGAGACAGAGAAAACAAGAGCCAAATTAGAAATTAGTTGATTAGTTACTTACTGCCACAGTGGCAGGAAGCCATGCATGCTGAGGTTATCCAAGCATCACCGAATACCCACAGACAAACCAATTATTAGAGCTACTATGGCAATCAACACCACTGACACAATGATAATTATCAccattttctgtcaaaaaaacAAGGCAGTGTAAATATTAGGCACATTAACACTTGCATTTATGTTCAATTTTTCAAGTAGTTTTTAGATCCACAAGCACTTTCATTAAAGCCTTCCATGTTCTTAAATTGAGATAAATTTATCTGTATAATCTTGCAAATGTAAGAATTAAGGTTTTTAAACAGGTAAACTCATGGATTAATGCCTGTACAGTTATCAGAGAGGACACAAGCCCCATTTACATGGACATTAATTGGGCTCTTTGAACACCCTGAAAAGATCTTTTCTAAGGGATCAGGTGTGTTATCTCTGGGTGGATCTCCATCTATAGAAAATGAATGATTCCCTCAAATCCAGCTCACCAGAATGAGCCTCACCCAATTGCACAGCACATCAGAAGGGGAAATTGGAATGCAAAAATAAACTACTTAGTAGTCTGATATCAGAATATATTATTTGGTGGCTGATGGGAAGAAAGATACCGAAACAAAGCAAGTGCCCAGCAAAGTGCCAGAACCTTCCTTTGAAATCAAGTCCTCCACAAATTCAGTGTCCTGGCACAATGCCACACCCTTTCCAGACGGAAGATTCCCCTAATTTATCTGAAATCATTAAAAATCgaagcagaatttttaaaaaataagcctATACAGCaaaatcacttttatttttttctgctagcAAATTGATTTTATAGCTTTAAATTCAGGTAAGTTCACTTGTGATAAACAGCCAGAAACTTTTAAGGATATTTAGAATCTGAATAACTTAAGGTATTGTGAAAGCTGATAAGAAAAAGATGGGAATTTATCCACTGAAATCATACATTAATTCTTCTTTTGGGGTTTTACACTCTGTAATAGCAGTTCTGAGTGGAAAACTGTGAACACACCCTTAGGTGTGCATGATCTGTTCTCACAGTCCCAGAAGTGCCTGTCCTCTGCTGGTACTATAAATTTTCAGTATTAACTACAGCAAAGTCATTCACAttggaaatgctgctgtgctACATTAAAACAGCGCCGAGCACAATGACAGAAAGACAACATACCCTGCGTGCTTTGCTTTGATATTTAACTGCCTTCTTTGTCTCTTCCTTTGCATGCTCCACATAATCTGTGGCATTCATCACGTTCTTCTCTATGTTGTTGATCATTTCTCccttaaaatggaattttgaaGGAAAACCAAGTTATTGGaatgcacagatctttgtttaATCAATCTAAAAGAAAGGCTCTAGAACATCAAGAACTACTTCCACAGTCAATGATGCACACACTGGGGATGACATTTGTTCTGGCTGGCATGTGAAGGAAGAAGGGAATGAGAAGCAAGGGCTGCCAGTTCTGAGGAACCAGGAACGTTCACGAGCAGGGCAGGTGAGTTTCTCTCTGTGCAGAACAGAAGTGAGCACCTGCAAGCATCCCTGGAGTGCAGGGAGCGAGGGAGGGAggctccagcagccacagccgaGTGGCACACTGGGCTCAGAACCCTGCgaggctgcagggggacagggggacacccCCTGCCTCCACACAAGGTCCCTCAGCTGTCGGGGAGGACACACGTGTGAGCTGCTCAGGGACTGGGGTGTCAGGGCATGACAAACTCAAACCAATTATGGGCAATGGCGTTTGGCAGTGAAATGGAGGACTGGTGAAGGATGACAGCAAATCTGTTACCTGGGTCTCTGTCCAGCAGAAGAAATAATCAGCAGCAGGAAACAGCAAAGCATTACAGAATGATGCACAAGTAACTTCTGTTTGTGTGTAATTCAAAAGAAACCTGCTACCAGTTTCTCTTGGCTGTACATTTCATATCAAAGCAACAAAGGACTTCTAGAACAAAACCCAATCACAAAAACAGGCAAGCTCCTCTAACTTGCTTTTCAGGCAAGTTTCTCTTTAACActattcttttctctttcctgcagAAGTCAAACCATTTTAACATCAAGGTTAAGAATACTTTTGTTGGATAATTGGTATTTAAAGACTAAAAGTAGAATAGATTTATATACATGTCAAGACAAAGCCTATGAATACTTGAAGGACTTGTCAAGCCCCGCACATTCATGTTGGTGAACACATAACTGCACTTCTGCATGAGGTGCAAGGTGCACACAGCCTTGCTGACACACACATTATTCCACTGAGGCTGagaacccaaaatccccaaggAATTAACAACATTCCACAAGATAGGTTTTCTTACTTAAACATGCCCAGAGATGTTCCAGCATATTGCAATTaatcaaattgaaaaaaatatgaaatatactGACTGGAAGGCAAGTCTGTGGTCAGTTACTGAAAGGATAAGGACATTGAGATGGTCAATTTGTCCACAACAAAACAAGGAACATCCAGTAATTGATTTCCATGCATTGTAATCACAGtctagaatcacagagtcactcTAAATCTGCACTACCTGAACTTTATCAGCCgctctgcccatggcaagggaggAGCgaggccagcccagccccacgtACCTGTGTCTCCACAAACATGGCCATGTCCATGAACAGCTCGTGCAGCTCCCGGATGCTGGACTCCAGCCTCATGATGTCCTTGTGCCGGGACTCGATCTCGTTCAGGGCCTGCCGGGTGATCTGCGAGTCTGAAATGATCTGggacggggacacggggacagcctGAGCGCCAGCAgcctccaggagcagggagcagggcagcgaGAGGCCATGGCCCAGAAATACGTACATCAGAAGTGAAAATGGAAGGATTACCACTCTCCAacatctcctccagctcctcatcAGTGGTGGTCTTTCCGGCTAGGATAAAAACAACAATTAGCAGGAGAGGCTAATGACAAACttgaaaagcacattttttactttgaaaagtaaaattttcttGTAATTTGCCAGTTCCCCTGTTAGCATTCCCCATTTCAGCAATGTATATATTCATTTCTACagagcatattaaaaaaaaaagactaatttTAGGCACTTTTTAGACACTTTCCAAGGTAGAGACATTTTCCAAGACACTTTCCACTGTGCTTCAAAGTAAAGTCAGGAACCTTTCTAAATACTCCTAATAATGAGAATTGGAAGCAAGTCATATGTGAGTCAGTCAACAAATAATTAAAGCACATATAACAGCAGCACTGATTTCATGCCAGATGAAGTGTCCTTGTAGACAAAAATGGAACCACATAAAAAGAGCTGTTATCCCATTAGGCATGTTAATTTTGGAATGGCTTTTAATAACACTTGCTGTTTCAGAATGCAGCTTTTCTTGATGCTTCATTTAAAGTTGCAACATTGGAAGTAaatgaagcaaaggaaaaagataatttctttaataattttcaaTCTAAAGGAAATTATtgagttttctctcttttctttacAGCTGTTCTGAAAAGAGTAATATCAAGGAGTTTGTGCCATGCAgtaaaattgtttcttttctctcacaCCCTGTGAGATGCTGTCCAAGATCTCTGAGGCTTTATACACTAATGGATAAGGAACAAGGGGGCACTACCAACAAGTAACTGGTTGGTTTGAACAAGGGGGCACTACCAACAAGTAACTGGTTTGTTTGAACAAGGGGGCACTTACAACAAGTGTAACTGGTTGGTTTAAACAAGGGGGCATTACAAGTGACTGGTTGGTTTGAACAAGAGGGCACTACCAACAAGTGACTGGTTGGTTTGAACAAGGGGGCACTACCAACAAGTGACTGGTTGGTTTGAACAGGGGGGCACTACCAACAAGTGACTGGTTTGTTTGAACAGGGGGGCACTACCAACAAGTAACTGGTTGGTTTGAACAAGGGGGCACTACCAACAAGTAACAGGTTGGTTTGAACAAGGGGGGGGCACTACCAACAAGTAAAAGGTTTGTTTGAACAGGGGGGCACTACCAACAAGTGTAACAGGTCGGTTTTGGGGCAGCCAGGGTCACTCACTGatctccagctgcctctggatgCGGCCCTTGCTGCGCTCCCGGAACAGCGTCTGCGTCTCGTTGTACTCGGTCATCACCTCCACAAACTTGTGGGCCAGCACCGAGtgctgcaggggacaggggggagacagggacagacacagggacagagcatcagggagggacagcagggacagacaggggtgTCAGAAAGGGCCATTTCTGTCACACAGcaacagctctgcacagcacctCCCAGTGGCACTCGCAGCCctacagagcagcacaggagctctgACATGAGTTCAGAGCAGTTAAACTCATTCTCCACAGAACCCCCTGGTTTTCTTTAGGCTGCAGGGAGCCTACCTGTGTTTTTCTGATCCGGAGGTCCACTGATGTCCGATTGGCATTTTCACCCTGATCAAAGCTCTGCTCAATAGCTGGGAACAACACAAGAGTACAGAGCCAGTGTCAGTTATTTAACAGCTCAACTGCTTTGtaaatattactttttaaagGTACAAGTTCCCCAGAGACATGTAACATTTCAGGGAAGAGGGGTGGCATATAccagtaaaattttaaaataattgtggTAATTGGTAGAGATCTTTAAACACAGTAACTGCTTCAATCATACTCTTAACAGAGTCACATTACTGTCCATTACactggaaaaaatttaaaagg comes from Molothrus aeneus isolate 106 chromosome 18, BPBGC_Maene_1.0, whole genome shotgun sequence and encodes:
- the STX2 gene encoding syntaxin-2 isoform X3 translates to MKDRLADLAEYKGNEDGETVIIEKDHFMDDFFQQVEEIRNNIAKIAQNVEEVKKQHSIILSAPNPEGRTKEELEELNEEIKKIANKIRARLKAIEQSFDQGENANRTSVDLRIRKTQHSVLAHKFVEVMTEYNETQTLFRERSKGRIQRQLEITGKTTTDEELEEMLESGNPSIFTSDIISDSQITRQALNEIESRHKDIMRLESSIRELHELFMDMAMFVETQGEMINNIEKNVMNATDYVEHAKEETKKAVKYQSKARRKMVIIIIVSVVLIAIVALIIEIDVHNNMCNCTASDTWNYPSNNSVLASTFQELPNFRNSKTSSVKPNLFHR
- the STX2 gene encoding syntaxin-2 isoform X2, encoding MKDRLADLAEYKGNEDGETVIIEKDHFMDDFFQQVEEIRNNIAKIAQNVEEVKKQHSIILSAPNPEGRTKEELEELNEEIKKIANKIRARLKAIEQSFDQGENANRTSVDLRIRKTQHSVLAHKFVEVMTEYNETQTLFRERSKGRIQRQLEITGKTTTDEELEEMLESGNPSIFTSDIISDSQITRQALNEIESRHKDIMRLESSIRELHELFMDMAMFVETQGEMINNIEKNVMNATDYVEHAKEETKKAVKYQSKARRKLMFIIICVTVLLLILGIILATTLS
- the STX2 gene encoding syntaxin-2 isoform X1, with amino-acid sequence MKDRLADLAEYKGNEDGETVIIEKDHFMDDFFQQVEEIRNNIAKIAQNVEEVKKQHSIILSAPNPEGRTKEELEELNEEIKKIANKIRARLKAIEQSFDQGENANRTSVDLRIRKTQHSVLAHKFVEVMTEYNETQTLFRERSKGRIQRQLEITGKTTTDEELEEMLESGNPSIFTSDIISDSQITRQALNEIESRHKDIMRLESSIRELHELFMDMAMFVETQGEMINNIEKNVMNATDYVEHAKEETKKAVKYQSKARRKMVIIIIVSVVLIAIVALIIGLSVGIR